CTACCAGACGACGGCCCTCCATACCAAGCTGCTGCAACCTCTGCGAATCGACTGTCAGAGCCTCACGTATTGCCCCGGTCAGTTCGCTTTCCGATCCGGACGGCACAATCCATCCGCAAGCTGAACTTACCAGCTCCGGAATTCCAGCAATATATGTGGAAATGACCGGACGCCCTAGAGCCAGTGCCTCCATGATAACT
This genomic stretch from Pirellulales bacterium harbors:
- a CDS encoding glycosyltransferase — protein: VIMEALALGRPVISTYIAGIPELVSSACGWIVPSGSESELTGAIREALTVDSQRLQQLGMEGRRLVEERHDVRTNVRQLQKLLAAALKPDANSLVKNAV